One window from the genome of Sardina pilchardus chromosome 12, fSarPil1.1, whole genome shotgun sequence encodes:
- the LOC134097850 gene encoding inactive serine protease 35, with amino-acid sequence MMGSLQQALLICVTVLDLGVCGIGSNHGNWGETHAWQHVAVPQVVERRTVSLRSPDFDATWAQNNKEVVCGIQCQLGLPVPDRAQLERLLAYETVYANGTRTFTEVRLQGADESLTNASLSRLPRGQAPSSPRRNKRQVFGTDGRFVISNGRFTASYPFSASVKLSSGCSGILVGPRHVLTAAHCVHDGQDYLKESRGLRVGVMRPRSARSSGKAGRGRSRRKGGRGGRKGGDVETQDRREGPERQKRRRERKTGGGKRRREKARVRRGAAATSTETDPDPDGVSFRWTRVKQVHTPRGWMTDVARELAADYDYALLELWRPLGATPMALGFVSDVKETVPASRVHFTGFDNDQPGKAVYRFCSVVQESSDLLYQYCDARAGSSGAGVYVRLRDPSQRGPNAGKEEGKAGREGKWTRKVIAVFSGHQWVDDDGRQKDYNVAVRITPPKFAQICHWIHGDPKRCQQT; translated from the coding sequence ATGATGGGCAGTCTTCAGCAGGCTCTGTTGATCTGTGTGACCGTTCTGGACCTAGGTGTGTGCGGTATTGGTAGTAACCATGGTAACTGGGGTGAAACACACGCCTGGCAGCATGTGGCCGTGCCCCAGGTGGTGGAGCGGAGAACAGTGTCCCTCCGCTCACCTGATTTTGATGCCACCTGGGCACAGAACAACAAGGAAGTCGTCTGTGGCATCCAGTGTCAGCTCGGTCTCCCCGTGCCCGACCGCGCCCAGCTGGAGCGGCTTCTGGCGTACGAGACCGTGTACGCCAACGGCACACGGACGTTCACCGAGGTCCGACTGCAAGGCGCAGACGAGTCCCTGACCAATGCTTCATTGTCACGGTTACCCCGCGGACAGGCTCCCTCATCACCGAGGCGAAACAAGAGGCAGGTGTTTGGCACAGACGGCCGTTTCGTCATCTCGAACGGGCGTTTCACGGCCAGCTACCCGTTCTCGGCGTCGGTCAAGCTGTCCAGCGGTTGTTCGGGTATTCTGGTGGGGCCCAGGCACGTGTTGACGGCTGCCCACTGCGTCCACGATGGCCAGGACTACCTGAAGGAGAGCAGGGGTCTGCGGGTGGGCGTGATGAGGCCTCGGTCGGCACGCAGCAGCGGAAAGGCCGGTCGAGGGAGAAGtcgaagaaaaggaggaagaggaggaagaaaaggtgGAGATGTAGAGACccaagacaggagagagggaccagagaggcagaagaggagaagagagagaaagacaggtggAGGGAAGCGTAGGAGAGAGAAGGCGCGCGTCCGTCGCGGGGCTGCAGCGACATCGACGGAGACGGACCCCGACCCCGACGGAGTGTCCTTCCGCTGGACGCGCGTCAAACAGGTCCACACGCCCCGTGGCTGGATGACCGACGTCGCCCGCGAGCTGGCTGCCGACTACGACTACGCCCTCCTGGAGCTCTGGCGCCCCCTAGGGGCCACCCCCATGGCCCTGGGCTTCGTGTCCGACGTGAAGGAGACCGTGCCCGCCAGCCGCGTCCACTTCACCGGCTTCGACAACGACCAGCCGGGCAAGGCCGTCTACCGCTTCTGCTCGGTGGTGCAGGAGTCCAGCGACCTGCTCTACCAGTACTGCGACGCCCGGGCGGGCTCCAGCGGAGCCGGGGTGTACGTGCGGCTGCGCGACCCCAGCCAGAGAGGGCCGAACGCGgggaaggaggaagggaaggcggggagggaggggaaatggACTCGGAAGGTGATAGCCGTGTTCTCCGGGCACCAGTGGGTGGACGACGACGGCAGGCAGAAGGACTACAACGTGGCGGTGCGCATCACGCCGCCCAAGTTTGCG